aaaaaaatacttaaaagaataaaaaaaaaaaaaaaaaaacttgatatACACATGAGTAGTAAAAGGGTAGTAATAGGGTAGTAAGCCTGTCACTACCCTTTAGGTATTACAATATCTCCCTCTCTTTTTGGAAAACTAATGTACTTCGTACCAGAATATCTGATCTCATTGAGATTTGACCAGCTACATTAATTGATTCAATGGCAAACAGTCACACGAGGCAAAATAATCCCGCCATAGTGTCCCTCTTTGGACCAAAGAATCGAACAAATTATATCTACCCTGAAAGACAAATCCATTGAGATTTGACCAGCTAGGTATCTAATTTTGGTAGTGTCCAAGAGCAATCTATGACCGGATTTCTCATAGCATAAGAACATTTCAACCATAATTCTGGTGGAGTCATCAGAGGCCTAGATTTTAGGCTTTTCCAGTAGAATAGCAGCGAAAATAACATCACCACCCTTAAACAAATAAGTTTACAGCTGATGTCTGTCCATACTTAGAAAGTGGTAAAGAACATAAGAtagatctaattttatatattatacctTGGAAGGGAAAAGTTCTCGCATATCATGAAACATTACAGAACAAGCACACACCCCAGTAGATGCTGAATAACATCAAAagacaaatattttaattacttgtCTTGTCACAATGAAAAGATGTTGAATATCATTCAGAAAGAGTGAAACCTTCCATTACTCATCCAATGACAACCTAAACATACCCAGAAACAGAAAGCCTTCACATCATCAGTAGACCCACCTCATCATCTACTTTTGTTCCTTCTCGGTCTTTTGCTCCTTTTCAGCCCCAGTGTCGCTTGGTTTAGGGATTGGTTGTATTCTCACATAAGGGTTTCTAGTCAACGTTTCTCCTCTCAGAGCAGCAACATAACGGTCATTTGTATCCTCTTTCCGCTGCAGCTCCCCAAGGTATTCTGCCAGTCTCTCTCGATTTGCTTTCCCCATCATCTGATTCACAGTTTCAAGCAACCAAAATGTCAACATGTTTATCTACTTACAGAGTGAAATGTTTCAGAGAATCAACCCCAAAATTGAAATGCACCTCAAGTGAACGGGTCAAATTATTCAGTCAGAGTAATGGGAGTGAAGACTAAAGTATAAATGCTTCATGATAAATTATGGATATGGCTGTAATCGAGTCAAGCCCAGCCGGTCTTTGGCTTGCCGAGCACGCCTCGACTCAAAAAACTTGAGGTCGAGCTTAAGCCCGAGATCGAGATTTTTATTTAACCTTTGTTCGAGCTcgagttgtttattttattatatttttttgaataagatttaataattaataaattagataaataaaaattctaatattgaatttatacaactaagtaaaacctctattaaattataagattttaaaattttataaataattaatatgtagctagttgatatttatccataataacaatatattatatgcctacataaattattaatacatacacaaaatatgataacatatgactatttcatatatagttaccacatactagtatatgaaattattaaatctaatcgactaattattgtacaaatgataaaatatagcTATGAAGCATATTCAATATATGGGCATAAATAATTaggttacatattatatatttaattataaaagtgctaggcttatattattagctaatacacacacacacacacacacacacatatatatatgtatatatacataggtgtatgtatatatttatcaatatatgaatgagttttaatcgagtcaaGCTAATGAGTAAACTCGAGCATAAACGAGGGGGCTTAATGAGCCTAAGTCAAGtcgagttgagttgagtttaatcgggtatgtgtcatttactaaTCGAGCGGGTATCTACCTtcaaaattgagttttttttttttttttaacgagtagagttcgattcgagtttaaccggGCAAGTACCGAGTGAGTTATtgaacagactggttcatttatgGTCCTGATTATGGATATGTTTTAGAAGGAAAGGGAGAGAAACTAGTTGAGGGTAGGGTGAGAAAATCATGTGTACCTATATTCTATAAACAAAAGACAAAACCAAATTTTGGTCGCGTAATAAGGAATCTACCATTGTATGTTTTAGTAAACCAGCACAATGCACAAGAATAGTTGAagttcttaaataaaaaataatctaactAACTTAAAGT
This is a stretch of genomic DNA from Carya illinoinensis cultivar Pawnee chromosome 15, C.illinoinensisPawnee_v1, whole genome shotgun sequence. It encodes these proteins:
- the LOC122297496 gene encoding uncharacterized protein LOC122297496, with amino-acid sequence MSILWEKSETWRWLVRRTKESKPFFVTFATICGVVPGIIGYAVMQLTNSRNPELEARLRNNPRPETIMMGKANRERLAEYLGELQRKEDTNDRYVAALRGETLTRNPYVRIQPIPKPSDTGAEKEQKTEKEQK